A region of Vitis vinifera cultivar Pinot Noir 40024 chromosome 13, ASM3070453v1 DNA encodes the following proteins:
- the LOC100263670 gene encoding annexin D4 isoform X1 — MDPPNDFEALTKAFSGFGVDEDSMVSILGKWHSEHLESFRKRTPKFFLEDERLFERWDDHHIACLTKEFLRFKDIVVQWIMHPWERDARLVHEAISKGPQAYGLLIEIACTRSSEELLGARKAYQSLFDQSIEDVASRLEGIERKLLVALVSSYRYEGLRVNEGIARSEAMTLAIAVKNVDKKNPIEDDAIVRILTTRSKLHLKAVVKYYKEIYGKNIDEDLDTLMSLKETLQCLCNPQAYFSKVLNNAFKDDADENTKEALTRVIMTRSNVDMKEIIEEFDKQYKVPLTQKIEDVALGNYKDFLVSLIRRVA; from the exons atGGATCCTCCAAATGACTTTGAAGCTCTCACCAAGGCTTTCTCAG GATTTGGAGTTGATGAGGATTCGATGGTATCGATCCTAGGAAAGTGGCATTCGGAGCACTTGGAATCCTTTAGAAAGAGAACTCCTAAATTCTTCTTGGAGGATGAACGTCTTTTTGAGAGGTGGGATGATCACCATATTGCATGCTTAACGAAAGAATTTCTGCGGTTTAAG gATATTGTGGTGCAATGGATCATGCATCCTTGGGAAAGGGATGCTCGTTTGGTGCATGAGGCTATTTCTAAGGGTCCTCAAGCATATGGTTTGCTCATTGAGATTGCATGCACAAGATCATCAGAAGAGCTGCTTGGTGCTAGGAAAGCTTATCAATCCCTCTTCGACCAATCAATCGAGGATGTTGCTTCTCGACTTGAAGGCATCGAACGCAAG CTCCTAGTAGCCCTTGTGAGTTCGTATAGATATGAAGGGTTGCGGGTTAATGAGGGGATTGCTAGATCAGAGGCCATGACACTTGCAATTGCGGTTAAGAATGTTGATAAGAAGAACCCAATTGAAGATGATGCGATAGTGAGGATTCTAACAACAAGGAGCAAGCTCCATCTCAAGGCAGTGGTCAAGTACTATAAGGAGATTTATGGCAAAAATATAGATGAG GATCTTGACACTCTAATGAGTTTGAAGGAGACACTTCAGTGCCTATGCAATCCCCAAGCATATTTCAGTAAG GTCTTAAATAATGCATTCAAAGATGATGCAGACGAGAATACAAAAGAAGCCCTAACTCGAGTAATAATGACACGGAGCAATGTTGATATGAAGGAAATCATAGAAGAATTTGATAAGCAATATAAAGTTCCTTTAACCCAGAAGATTGAAGATGTAGCTCTTGGAAACTATAAGGATTTCTTGGTGAGCTTGATTAGAAGAGTGGCCTAA
- the LOC100263670 gene encoding annexin D4 isoform X2, translated as MDPPNDFEALTKAFSGFGVDEDSMVSILGKWHSEHLESFRKRTPKFFLEDERLFERWDDHHIACLTKEFLRFKDIVVQWIMHPWERDARLVHEAISKGPQAYGLLIEIACTRSSEELLGARKAYQSLFDQSIEDVASRLEGIERKLLVALVSSYRYEGLRVNEGIARSEAMTLAIAVKNVDKKNPIEDDAIVRILTTRSKLHLKAVVKYYKEIYGKNIDEDLDTLMSLKETLQCLCNPQAYFSKTRIQKKP; from the exons atGGATCCTCCAAATGACTTTGAAGCTCTCACCAAGGCTTTCTCAG GATTTGGAGTTGATGAGGATTCGATGGTATCGATCCTAGGAAAGTGGCATTCGGAGCACTTGGAATCCTTTAGAAAGAGAACTCCTAAATTCTTCTTGGAGGATGAACGTCTTTTTGAGAGGTGGGATGATCACCATATTGCATGCTTAACGAAAGAATTTCTGCGGTTTAAG gATATTGTGGTGCAATGGATCATGCATCCTTGGGAAAGGGATGCTCGTTTGGTGCATGAGGCTATTTCTAAGGGTCCTCAAGCATATGGTTTGCTCATTGAGATTGCATGCACAAGATCATCAGAAGAGCTGCTTGGTGCTAGGAAAGCTTATCAATCCCTCTTCGACCAATCAATCGAGGATGTTGCTTCTCGACTTGAAGGCATCGAACGCAAG CTCCTAGTAGCCCTTGTGAGTTCGTATAGATATGAAGGGTTGCGGGTTAATGAGGGGATTGCTAGATCAGAGGCCATGACACTTGCAATTGCGGTTAAGAATGTTGATAAGAAGAACCCAATTGAAGATGATGCGATAGTGAGGATTCTAACAACAAGGAGCAAGCTCCATCTCAAGGCAGTGGTCAAGTACTATAAGGAGATTTATGGCAAAAATATAGATGAG GATCTTGACACTCTAATGAGTTTGAAGGAGACACTTCAGTGCCTATGCAATCCCCAAGCATATTTCAGTAAG ACGAGAATACAAAAGAAGCCCTAA